The window ATTTCACCATTTTTAACCATTTTCACAGCGTCATCTAAACTAACTTTAAAAATTTCAACAAATTCATCAAGGTCTGTGTGTGAACTGCCCTGAGTAAGCCTTCTTGCTAAATAAACATGTATAACCTCATTTGAAAATCCGGGAGTAGTATATATTTCTGTAAGTTTTACAAACTCTTTTGCACTATAACCTGTCTCTTCTTCAAGTTCTCTTTTTGCACACTCAAGTGGCTCTTCACCTTTGTCAAGTTTTCCCGCGGGGAGCTCTATTATAACCTTTTCAATTGGTTTTCTAAATTGCTTTACCAAAATGACATTCTCTTCATCATCAACTGGAACAATAACTGCTGCACCTGAATGAAGAACAATTGCTCTCTGAGAAGTTCTCCCATCTGGAAGTAAAACCTTGTCCACCTTTAAGCTAATAAACGAACCATCGTAAATGGTCTGAGACTCTATAGTTTTTTCATAGAGGTCCATTTTGCTATTTCATCTCCTTCGTAATTTTTTTAGAATATACTCTGCTGTTGCAAAAAGCTGTAAAAAGTATTCGCTGTCTTCTTCAAACCCTCTTCCCATTGTTTTTAGCAAAAGTTTGTATTTTTCAACTATATTATCGTCTATTCTGTCTATAGGTATTAATATGTGTTTTGTTCTGTAGTTATTTAAAATTTTAAAAACCTGAGTATAGAAAATTTTGTCCTCAAATTGATAGATTGGAATCTCGACAGATGAATTCACATAACTTAGGATTGTAAGAGAATGATGACTTACGAATTTATGCCTTTCTCTTTCTTCACTTTTAGAAACTCTTATAGGAAAAACAACTTTACCACCAAACCTTGATATATCTTCAATTACATTTACAGCTTTGTACGCACTAAATCCAAACTTTGTTCCTGTACCAACAATCCCGGGAAGTGGTGATATTATTGTTACTTGAGCATCTAAACTTTTGGAAAATATAAGGGAGTTTATTTCGTTTATACACTCAAAGTCTCCATTGAATGCTTCTTGGCATGATATTACATAATCGACAAAATGATTTTCTTTTAAAAAAGATAAGTTATGTGAAAGTTTTGCATTTAGCATTCCCCAATCATTTATTATTACAGAAATCCTTATGTTCCTGTCACACTCCTTAAGATAAAGACAAATTGGCATCAGCATACTGTGAAGCTCACATACTACAATAATCAAATCATTAAAGTTAGGTATTCTATTGAAAAGCTCTGGATTTTTTTCCTCTTCTGTCAGCACTGAAAATTGCAAAGGAGTATACCTGAGTTTCATAATATGACCTTTAGAATGATTACAAAACGAATTAGTAGGAAGGATATAATCATACCCTCCACTCCCAAGTTTTAACTTTCTTGCCGTTATGTTCACTAAAACCTCTTGTCCCACAGTTACCTTTTTGTTTATATCCAAAAAGTTTACTGCAAGAGATACATCTTTGTCCTCGTATTCGACCTCAACCACCTGATAGCCCTTTGTAACTTCACACTCTCTTTTTACAATTCCTTTTTTTAACTCAAACACCCTTTTTACCTTCCCCTTTTTTGTAAAATCACTCGATCTCTTTGATCATGCTTCTTGCAATCTCATCGCAAAGGTTATTCAATTCATCTGAGCTGTGTCCTTTTACTTTTTCAAACTTTACATTGTGTATTTTAAGAAGATCAATCAGTTCTTTCCACAGATCAATGTTTTTTACCTTTTCCTTCACTGAAGTTCTCCAATTGTTCTTCTGCCACTTTTCAATCCAATTTTGGTTAATAGCATTTACAACATACGCAGAGTCAGTATAAACTGTCACTTTGCAAGGTTCTTTGAGGGCCTTTAATCCCTCAATTATGGCCTTGAGCTCCATCCTATTGTTGGTAGTATTTTCTTCAGAACCTTTTAGCACCTTTTTAATACCTTTGTAAATCAGTATGGCACACCATCCACCAGGTCCGGGATTTTTACTGCATGCTCCGTCTGTGTATATCAAAACTTCCTTCATATCTCTTCTCACACCTATAATATACTTTTAGACCTTTCATAAGCTTTGACAATTCCATCAATAATAGCACCCTTCAAAGCCCTTCTTTCAAATTCCACAAGCCCCTCAATAGTAGTACCACCTGGTGATGTAACCATATCCTTTATTTGGTGTGTAGTTAACATATTATTTTTCATGTTAACCACCGTACCATAAAAAAGTTTTAAAACAAGCTCATAGCTTTCTTGTTTAGAAAAACCAAGCTTTACTGCTGCATCTATATAACTTTCAATAAAATGCGCGACAAATGCGGGCCCACTCCCAAAGAGTGCTGTTATTGCATCCATAAATTTTTCATCTACTACTATGACGCTGCCCATGCTCTCAAAAAGTTCTCTTATTTTTTCTTTTTCATCATCTAAAATGCTTTCTGAAAAACACATGCCCAAGATACCTTCTTCAACGCTTATATTTATGTTTGGCATGACCCTTACAATCTTTTTGTTTCCAATTACATCTTTCATCTTGTCAATTGAGATTCCTGCTGCAATGGATACAATAATCTTATCATCCACCTCGTTTTTTATTTTGCTCAGTACATTGAATATGTCTTTCGGCTTTACCGCAATTATTATTATATCACAGCTTAAAACAACTTCATTTTCGCTCATAAGTACAGCTACTCCATAAAGTTTTTTAAACTTCTCTGCCTTCAGAGTATCAACATCATAGCAGAATATCTGATACTTTTGATTTTTTGTTATTGAATATACAATTGAATTTGCCATATTGCCACAGCCAATTAGTCCTATCTTCATCTTAAAAAATCACCTCATAATAAGTTGTTTTATAGTAGAAAGTTTAACCACTCCAAAGATAGAAAGAAAGACTGCATAAACTGCTATACAGCAAACTATAAGAATGCTTCCTTGTAACACAAAAGAGTATCCTGTCAACATATTAAGTATTAGCCTTCCTGTAATAACCATTATAACACTTGAAACCCCAATGTAAAACAGTTTATTAAGATTTAAAATGTTTATAACTTGGTTTCTCAGCTCTAAAAAATTCATTACAAAAGTTACTGTATAACATATTAAGTTCGCCAAAATACAACCGTCAATGTTCAAATTGTATACTACGATAAAGACAAACATACATACAATCTTTATCGGAATAGCAACAAGTAAGCTTTTGACAGGTACCAAAAATTTGCCAAGCCCCTGAAGTACAGAGGTAGAAAACTGTACAAGCGAGACTACCAGAGCAAGAGGCGCTGAGTGTTTTAAAATCTCACTCCCTGTTGGAGTGTTGAAAAATACTAAATTGATAATAGTCTCTGGAAAAAAGACGAAGGCTGCAGTGCAAGGGATATTTACTAAAAACATATAATCTAAACCTTTAGAAGTTATTTGTTTCTTTTCTGGTAATGTTTTAGCTGATGATATATATGAGATAATACTTACCGCCATTGAGAGACTAAATGTAAGCGGTACGTGGATTAACGTCATTACTTTTCCAGAAAAAATACCAAAAAGCTTAGACGTAAGCCTGTCCGGATAATGTCTCATGTCCATAAAATATGGGAAAAAGAGTGAATCTGTGATTGATATAACAGACATCAAAATTGAGGAAAAAGAAAAATAAAATGTAAGGATAATTATTCTTTTTGCTATTGGTAAACTCACTTTCAATGTAAACTTTGGAATTGGACTTCCAAAAGTTCTTCTTTCTTTTTTAAAAACAAAAGAAAGAAATATCAACGAGGCCAGAGCACTAAACTTGCACCTAAAAGGGCACCTGCAATGGACAGAGGAATACCTCTTGGAAGAAAAGTGATACATAGCCCAAGGCCAAATCCAACACGGCCTATAGATTCTATTATCTGTGATATAGAGGTTATGTACATCTTTTTTATTCCGTTGAAATAACCTCTGTAAGCTGACTGAACAGACACAACAAAAAGCGCAGGTACCAAAGCTAAATATGGAAGTAAAGCTTCTTGAGGCCATTTAAAAATTTCTATCATCTTTAGAGTAAATATAAACGATAAGATTGTTATTAAAATCAAACTCAAGTGAAAAGCAAACTCAGCATTTTTGTAATCTTTTTCTGTATGATAAATTGAAATAAGTTTTGCAACAGCTAAAGAAAAACCTGTCATGCTAAATGTCAGGATAGTAGTATAAATGGGATAAGGCAGTTGATACAACCCTATCTCATAATCTCCAACTATATTTATAAGCAGTACTTTTAAGAAAACACCCAAAAACTTTGCAAATATTGAACCTATTGCTAAGATAGCAGCAGAATATATCAATCCTTTTTGCATTTAGTTCTCAAAAAATTTTTAGTCTTATTAATAAGTTTATGTATAATCTTCTTCTTTAAAAACCTTCTTTACTTTGACTGAGAAGTTTTTTTGAGTTTAAGTCGCAGTCTGTCACTTATCATGGCGATGAACTCAGCATTAGTGGGTTTTCCTTTATCCTGTGAAGTTGAATAGCCGAAGTATTTGTAGAGAGTATCTACCTTACCTCTCGTCGATGAAATCTCAATAGCATGTCTTATAGCTCTTTCAACCCTTGTGGGTGTTGTATTATACTTCTCAGCAATCAAGGGATATAATGCCTTAGTGATAGCATTTATTAGATCAGCATCCAAAGTTGCAGCAATAATTGCATCTCTTAAAAACTGGTAGCCTCTTACGTGCGCAGGAATCCCAACCTCTTTCAAAATTTCTGACACTTCGGTTTCTAAATCAACTTCATTGGTGTTCTTTTTTGTAGATGTTTGGATGGCCATACCATCTTGTAACTCTTTTTTAGAGGGAAGGTTTGATACAAGTTGTCTTACTCTTTCTATCATCACATTCAAATCAAAAGGCTTAACAAAGTAATACAACGCACCCATGTTAACAGCCTTTTGAGATATATTTTCCTGCCCAACTGCGGAGATTACAATTATATTTGGTCTGGTTTCTTTTGTGGATAAACTTTCAATAACTCCAATTCCATCTAAGTATGGCATAATTATGTCAAGCATTAAAAGGTCAGGTTTTAACTCCTCTACTACTTTCAATGTCTCAACACCATCATAAGAATTTCCCACAACTATAAAGTCTGGCTGAGAATTGAAAACCTCTGTAAGAAGCATATTGAATTGTCTGTTGTCGTCGGCAATGACAACTTTGAGCTTATCCATACTTCTCCCTCATTTTATTTTATTATATACATAAAAATTCAACAGTTGAAGAAAACATCCTTTTAGCAATATTCTACAAATTTACCTTATTTTATTTGTCATATTTATCATGTTTTCGATAAAAACACCATAACCTTTATTTGGTTCATTCAAGAACACATGTGTAACGGCACCAACCAGTTTGTTATCTTGAATAATTGGAGCTCCACTCATACCTTGCACAATTCCCCGTGTGATTTTCAAAAGCCTTTTGTCAGTAATTTTAATTACAAATGCCTTTGTAGAATTTCTATAAAGAGGCAATATTTTTTCTATTTTCACCTTAAATTTTTTATCACTATTCGAAACATCTGTTATAATATAGGCGTCACCCACATGAACATCTTGTATTCTTGCAATCTTATAATCAGTTCCATACTTCAAAAAGCTTTTATCTTCCAGCATTCCGTACACACCAAACGGGCTATTAATTAGAATATCACCAACAACTGAGTTTTCATCAATCTTTACTATAACTTCACCAATTTCTTGATATTTATTCTTTTTTATATCGATTACATATGCCTTATAAATTTGACCCTCTTTCAAATCAAGAAGTATATTTGTATCAATATCTGAAATTCCGTGTCCAAGGGCAGCAAATATCTTTTTCCTCTTGTCAACAAATGTAGGGGTACCTATACCACTTGTTCCGTCTCTTACCCAAAGTCCTATTTTATAAACCCCTTCACTACTCAAAAGAGGCTTTATCTTAACTTTTTTGGTATGCTCTTTTCTTTTAACTAAAGGCTCAATTGGTTTACCATGAGATGAGTTTATGATTCTAAATAGTTGTTGTTCACAATCTCTTAGCTTCTGACCACTTGCACATATTATCTTGTTGCCAATTTGGATCCCTGCTTCTCTTGCAGGAATCTTAGATTTTGAATTTTCTGGATATACATAAGAGTACCCTATTACTAATATTCCATTCGTCATTAGCTTAATACCAACAAATTTTCCTATAACACTTAAACTTTTTGGCTCTATTATGGATATCTTTACCGTTTTGAGAGGAATGCCTCCTACTTTAAGCTCGCAGACAAAAGAAATTGGTCTGCTTTTTAGATAAATTGTGTTTGTTTTAAACAACAAATGATTTTTAGTTGTTTTTATCGCACTACTGTTTGTGAAAGTAATATCCACAAAGACAGGAGTTTTTAAAGTTATACACCTATCTGATTTGTAATATGTTAAATAATCAGGAGTAATTACTAAATATAAGAAAAACAAAGAAGTAAGGAGTAGATAAAAAAGAAGAACAGCAACCACTATTTTTTTCACTTGTTGGACACCGTTTAAAATCAAAATTCTATTAAAATATCCTCTCCATTCTTTCTTGATATATTCCGAATATTTTTCATACAAACTGAGCTTTTAGTTGTTTTGCATGAAGAATTGAACTTTCAGTGATGTTCTCACCTGAAAACATTCGTGCAATTTCTTTGAGCGATTCATTTTCATCTAATCTTTTTGCATTTGAAACTGTTGAGTTGTCTTTGACCTCTTTGTACACATAAAAATGGTTATCTGCAGCTGCTGCAACCTGAGGTAGGTGTGTGATACAGATAACTTGATGTTTTTTAGAAAGGTCCTTTAAAAGTCTTGCAAGCTTGGTTGCCGCAACTCCGCTGAGTCCACTGTCTATCTCATCAAAAATCAACAGCAAAATGTCATCTTTTTCGGCCATGATAGATTTTATGGCAAGCATTATTCTTGAAAGCTCTCCACCTGAGGCAATACTGCTTAAACTTTTTAATTCTTGCCCAACATTTGTTGAGATTAAAAACTCTACCTCGTCAATTCCCTCTTCATATAAATCACTTTGCATAAATGACACCCTGAAGTTCACGTTTTTCATTTCAAGTTGTTCTAACACTTCTAATACCTTTTTTTCAAATTCCCTTGCAGCGTCTTTTCGCAAATTTGAAATCTCATTTGCCAAAAACAAAAGTCTTTCCCCTATCTTTGACAAATTAACTTTTAATTCCTCTACTATCTCACTATTTTTTTCAATTGCTATTTTTTGTCTAATTAACTCTTCCTTAAATTTCAATACTTGTTCAATACTTCCTCCGTACTTTTTCTTCAGTCTGTTTATTTTATCAAGCCTGTCAATTATTTTGTCTATTTCATGTTCATCAACTGTGTAAGAATCAAACTTTTTTGAAATAGCAAACAATATATCTTCAATTTCGTAATATACACTATTTAGTCTCTCAGCGAGTTGATTGAAGTCTTGATCAAATTTTGCATTCTCATTTGCAAGTTTTATACATACTTCCAAGTATTCCATAAGGTTTTTGTTAATAATGTGCATTATTTTTTCTGTGTTGTATTTTAATTTAGAAAAATTCTGAACAATTTCTCTTTTCTTTTCAAGTTCAATATCTTCTCCAACACGTGGAGAAACACTTTCAATTTCACTTATTTGGTAATTTAAGATATCTAACCTTCTTTCTTTTTCTTCTTCGTTCTCAATAAGTTCTCTTAGCATTTTACCTTTTTCTTGATACTCATTAAAAAGCTTTTTGTATTCTCTTTTCAGATCCTCAACATCTTTCCCACAAAACCTATCTATGTACATAAGCTGAATTTTTTTGTCGTTTAATAGATGAGTTTCATTCTGCCCATGAATTTCAAAAATATGTGTTGTTATCTCCCTCAAACTAGACAAGGTTACAAATTGCCCATTTATTTTGCAAACACTTTTTCCATTTGAATATATTTCACGTGATACAATCAGCTGTCCATCTTCAAGTTCAATACCCCTTGAATTTATAAAATTTACAGTACTTTCCTTCTCAATATCAAAAACTGCTGAAACCAAAGCTTTTGTAGAATTTGTTCGAATAATATCTTTTTTAGCCTTTGTACCTAAAAGCAAAGAAAGAGAATCTATTATTATTGATTTGCCAGCTCCAGTTTCGCCTGTTAGTATACTCAAACCTTTTTCAAATTCTATTTCCAGCTTATCAATTATAGCAATGTTCTCAATGTATAATCTTTTTAACATGATAATTAATCACCTTGATTCAAAATAGCTTTTATCCTCTCAACAATCTTCTCAGCAGCACTGCTTCCTTTTGTAGCAATAAAAATGGTATCATCTCCAGCTATAGTTCCTATGACCTCTGGCCAGTTCAATGAATCAATTGCAGCGGCAGCACCCTGTGCAGCACCAGTTATTGTCTTTATTATGACAAGATTATCAGCTGTGTCGTATTTTATAATCGACTCAGAAAACACTTTGATTAATTTTTCGGTAATGTTTGCCTCAGGTCCGGATAATACTGCATATTTGT is drawn from Caldicellulosiruptor naganoensis and contains these coding sequences:
- the rnhA gene encoding ribonuclease HI, with the translated sequence MKEVLIYTDGACSKNPGPGGWCAILIYKGIKKVLKGSEENTTNNRMELKAIIEGLKALKEPCKVTVYTDSAYVVNAINQNWIEKWQKNNWRTSVKEKVKNIDLWKELIDLLKIHNVKFEKVKGHSSDELNNLCDEIARSMIKEIE
- a CDS encoding NUDIX domain-containing protein, with translation MDLYEKTIESQTIYDGSFISLKVDKVLLPDGRTSQRAIVLHSGAAVIVPVDDEENVILVKQFRKPIEKVIIELPAGKLDKGEEPLECAKRELEEETGYSAKEFVKLTEIYTTPGFSNEVIHVYLARRLTQGSSHTDLDEFVEIFKVSLDDAVKMVKNGEIKDAKTIIGLLLAKMYLEEHGYKK
- a CDS encoding MATE family efflux transporter, whose amino-acid sequence is MRHYPDRLTSKLFGIFSGKVMTLIHVPLTFSLSMAVSIISYISSAKTLPEKKQITSKGLDYMFLVNIPCTAAFVFFPETIINLVFFNTPTGSEILKHSAPLALVVSLVQFSTSVLQGLGKFLVPVKSLLVAIPIKIVCMFVFIVVYNLNIDGCILANLICYTVTFVMNFLELRNQVINILNLNKLFYIGVSSVIMVITGRLILNMLTGYSFVLQGSILIVCCIAVYAVFLSIFGVVKLSTIKQLIMR
- a CDS encoding DUF3866 family protein, which codes for MFELKKGIVKRECEVTKGYQVVEVEYEDKDVSLAVNFLDINKKVTVGQEVLVNITARKLKLGSGGYDYILPTNSFCNHSKGHIMKLRYTPLQFSVLTEEEKNPELFNRIPNFNDLIIVVCELHSMLMPICLYLKECDRNIRISVIINDWGMLNAKLSHNLSFLKENHFVDYVISCQEAFNGDFECINEINSLIFSKSLDAQVTIISPLPGIVGTGTKFGFSAYKAVNVIEDISRFGGKVVFPIRVSKSEERERHKFVSHHSLTILSYVNSSVEIPIYQFEDKIFYTQVFKILNNYRTKHILIPIDRIDDNIVEKYKLLLKTMGRGFEEDSEYFLQLFATAEYILKKLRRR
- the recN gene encoding DNA repair protein RecN codes for the protein MLKRLYIENIAIIDKLEIEFEKGLSILTGETGAGKSIIIDSLSLLLGTKAKKDIIRTNSTKALVSAVFDIEKESTVNFINSRGIELEDGQLIVSREIYSNGKSVCKINGQFVTLSSLREITTHIFEIHGQNETHLLNDKKIQLMYIDRFCGKDVEDLKREYKKLFNEYQEKGKMLRELIENEEEKERRLDILNYQISEIESVSPRVGEDIELEKKREIVQNFSKLKYNTEKIMHIINKNLMEYLEVCIKLANENAKFDQDFNQLAERLNSVYYEIEDILFAISKKFDSYTVDEHEIDKIIDRLDKINRLKKKYGGSIEQVLKFKEELIRQKIAIEKNSEIVEELKVNLSKIGERLLFLANEISNLRKDAAREFEKKVLEVLEQLEMKNVNFRVSFMQSDLYEEGIDEVEFLISTNVGQELKSLSSIASGGELSRIMLAIKSIMAEKDDILLLIFDEIDSGLSGVAATKLARLLKDLSKKHQVICITHLPQVAAAADNHFYVYKEVKDNSTVSNAKRLDENESLKEIARMFSGENITESSILHAKQLKAQFV
- the spo0A gene encoding sporulation transcription factor Spo0A, which codes for MDKLKVVIADDNRQFNMLLTEVFNSQPDFIVVGNSYDGVETLKVVEELKPDLLMLDIIMPYLDGIGVIESLSTKETRPNIIVISAVGQENISQKAVNMGALYYFVKPFDLNVMIERVRQLVSNLPSKKELQDGMAIQTSTKKNTNEVDLETEVSEILKEVGIPAHVRGYQFLRDAIIAATLDADLINAITKALYPLIAEKYNTTPTRVERAIRHAIEISSTRGKVDTLYKYFGYSTSQDKGKPTNAEFIAMISDRLRLKLKKTSQSK
- the proC gene encoding pyrroline-5-carboxylate reductase → MKIGLIGCGNMANSIVYSITKNQKYQIFCYDVDTLKAEKFKKLYGVAVLMSENEVVLSCDIIIIAVKPKDIFNVLSKIKNEVDDKIIVSIAAGISIDKMKDVIGNKKIVRVMPNINISVEEGILGMCFSESILDDEKEKIRELFESMGSVIVVDEKFMDAITALFGSGPAFVAHFIESYIDAAVKLGFSKQESYELVLKLFYGTVVNMKNNMLTTHQIKDMVTSPGGTTIEGLVEFERRALKGAIIDGIVKAYERSKSIL
- a CDS encoding arginine repressor gives rise to the protein MKSERQQKILEIIQSEDIETQEELVERLRELGYDVTQATVSRDIKELRLTKVLTETGKYKYAVLSGPEANITEKLIKVFSESIIKYDTADNLVIIKTITGAAQGAAAAIDSLNWPEVIGTIAGDDTIFIATKGSSAAEKIVERIKAILNQGD
- a CDS encoding oligosaccharide flippase family protein encodes the protein MQKGLIYSAAILAIGSIFAKFLGVFLKVLLINIVGDYEIGLYQLPYPIYTTILTFSMTGFSLAVAKLISIYHTEKDYKNAEFAFHLSLILITILSFIFTLKMIEIFKWPQEALLPYLALVPALFVVSVQSAYRGYFNGIKKMYITSISQIIESIGRVGFGLGLCITFLPRGIPLSIAGALLGASLVLWPR
- the spoIVB gene encoding SpoIVB peptidase is translated as MKKIVVAVLLFYLLLTSLFFLYLVITPDYLTYYKSDRCITLKTPVFVDITFTNSSAIKTTKNHLLFKTNTIYLKSRPISFVCELKVGGIPLKTVKISIIEPKSLSVIGKFVGIKLMTNGILVIGYSYVYPENSKSKIPAREAGIQIGNKIICASGQKLRDCEQQLFRIINSSHGKPIEPLVKRKEHTKKVKIKPLLSSEGVYKIGLWVRDGTSGIGTPTFVDKRKKIFAALGHGISDIDTNILLDLKEGQIYKAYVIDIKKNKYQEIGEVIVKIDENSVVGDILINSPFGVYGMLEDKSFLKYGTDYKIARIQDVHVGDAYIITDVSNSDKKFKVKIEKILPLYRNSTKAFVIKITDKRLLKITRGIVQGMSGAPIIQDNKLVGAVTHVFLNEPNKGYGVFIENMINMTNKIR